A genomic segment from Flavobacterium inviolabile encodes:
- a CDS encoding DUF6095 family protein, with translation MHTNKKVLSRGIRYLAGALPLLFLGPVIINSSFKNQNNPLFYPVLGLGILVCITAMWFMFLGLRTITSSMFDKES, from the coding sequence ATGCATACCAACAAAAAAGTATTAAGCAGAGGGATCCGGTATCTGGCCGGAGCCTTACCGTTACTGTTTTTAGGACCTGTTATTATCAACAGCTCTTTTAAAAATCAAAATAATCCCTTGTTTTATCCGGTACTTGGTTTGGGGATTTTAGTTTGCATTACCGCAATGTGGTTTATGTTTTTGGGACTGCGAACCATTACCAGCAGCATGTTTGATAAAGAATCATAA
- a CDS encoding DUF1572 family protein produces the protein MEINSNYLESVKKQFLYYKTIGEKAMEQLEPEQFFVSLNDDTNSIAMIVKHLSGNMLSRWTDFLNTDGEKAWRNRDEEFEESVMTKEELQAAWDKGWNCLLDTLNSLQPEQLSEIIYIRNEGHTVTEAINRQLAHYPYHVGQIVFYAKMLKKGNWDSLSIPKNKSNAYNAEKFSKEKTIRNFTDEELKKLQ, from the coding sequence ATGGAAATCAACAGCAACTATCTGGAAAGTGTCAAAAAACAGTTTCTATACTACAAGACTATAGGCGAAAAAGCCATGGAGCAGCTGGAACCGGAACAATTCTTTGTTTCTTTAAATGACGATACCAATTCCATTGCCATGATTGTCAAACATCTTTCCGGCAATATGCTTTCCCGATGGACCGACTTCCTGAACACTGATGGGGAGAAAGCGTGGCGCAACCGTGATGAAGAGTTTGAAGAATCGGTTATGACCAAAGAAGAGTTGCAGGCAGCCTGGGACAAAGGCTGGAATTGCCTGCTTGACACTTTAAACAGCCTGCAGCCGGAACAGCTTTCGGAAATTATCTATATCCGCAATGAAGGGCATACCGTTACGGAAGCGATCAACCGTCAGTTAGCCCATTATCCTTACCATGTTGGACAAATTGTTTTTTATGCTAAAATGCTGAAAAAAGGAAACTGGGACAGTCTTTCGATTCCTAAAAACAAATCCAACGCCTATAATGCCGAAAAATTCTCCAAAGAAAAAACCATACGAAACTTTACCGACGAAGAGTTAAAAAAATTACAATGA
- a CDS encoding DNA topoisomerase IV yields MKKIALLSFIIVFVSCYNQERNCKDFRTGKFEFSQEIDGKHMTSVFERTDSLQIETFNGKTDTASVRWTNDCEFVLQKLHPKNMQDKKAISMKILTTSNKGYTFEYSFVGDPKKQKGTVTKID; encoded by the coding sequence ATGAAAAAAATAGCACTACTTTCTTTTATTATTGTTTTTGTTTCCTGCTACAACCAGGAACGTAACTGCAAGGATTTCCGAACCGGAAAATTTGAATTTTCCCAGGAAATAGACGGCAAACACATGACATCCGTATTTGAAAGAACCGACAGCCTGCAAATCGAGACCTTTAACGGAAAAACCGACACGGCTTCCGTTCGCTGGACCAATGATTGTGAATTTGTCCTGCAAAAACTGCATCCGAAGAACATGCAGGATAAAAAAGCCATCAGTATGAAAATACTGACTACCAGCAACAAAGGCTATACTTTTGAGTACTCTTTTGTGGGCGATCCAAAAAAACAGAAGGGAACTGTAACAAAAATCGATTAA
- a CDS encoding TerC family protein, which yields MEVFLNPDAWIALLTLTFLEIVLGIDNIIFISIVTGKLPEEKRKKATRIGLFLAMFMRIGLLFGITLLIAMKEPLFSVNWGWFNGHFTGQALILLLGGLFLIYKSTKEIHEKVDHKGEEEHNIKTAAAKSFGNVIFQILLIDLIFSVDSILTAVGMTNGLNGALVIMITAVIISVGVMMLFAVPVGNFVNSNPSIQILGLAFLILIGFMLITESMHLSEATLAGQHIGAVPKGYLYFAIAFSLAVEFVNMKIRKRK from the coding sequence ATGGAAGTATTCTTAAATCCGGATGCGTGGATCGCTTTATTAACTTTAACATTCCTTGAAATCGTATTGGGTATTGACAACATTATCTTTATTTCGATCGTTACCGGAAAATTACCGGAAGAGAAACGAAAAAAAGCTACCCGGATCGGATTGTTCTTAGCCATGTTCATGAGAATAGGCTTATTATTCGGGATCACGTTGCTAATTGCCATGAAAGAACCTTTATTCAGTGTAAACTGGGGCTGGTTTAACGGGCATTTTACCGGTCAGGCGCTTATTTTATTATTAGGAGGTTTATTCCTGATTTATAAAAGTACCAAAGAAATCCATGAAAAAGTGGACCACAAAGGGGAAGAAGAGCACAACATCAAAACGGCTGCGGCCAAATCGTTTGGAAATGTTATTTTCCAGATATTACTGATTGACCTTATTTTCTCTGTAGACAGTATCCTTACTGCTGTGGGAATGACAAACGGTCTTAACGGTGCCTTAGTTATTATGATTACTGCGGTAATTATCTCTGTCGGGGTGATGATGCTGTTCGCAGTTCCTGTTGGAAACTTTGTGAACTCAAACCCTTCTATCCAGATTCTGGGACTGGCATTCTTAATCCTTATCGGTTTTATGCTGATCACGGAAAGTATGCACTTATCGGAGGCTACATTAGCCGGACAGCACATTGGTGCGGTTCCGAAAGGCTACCTCTATTTTGCCATTGCTTTCTCGCTGGCAGTAGAATTTGTCAACATGAAAATCCGCAAACGCAAATAA
- a CDS encoding DNA gyrase/topoisomerase IV subunit A, giving the protein MDEENLDPIEEGQSQGEQFYNNQETTDNDTITKVTGMYKDWFLDYASYVILERAVPAIEDGFKPVQRRIMHSMKELDDGRYNKVANVVGHTMQYHPHGDASIGDAMVQIGQKDLLIDTQGNWGNILTGDGAAASRYIEARISKFGLEVLYSPKITHWQLSYDGRRNEPINLPVKFPLLLAQGGEGIAVGLSTKVLPHNFNELIDASIKILKGKPFTLYPDFPTAGIADMSAYNDGVRGGRVRVRAKISQLDKQTLVISQIPFSTNTTTLIDSILKANEKGKIKVKKIEDNTAADVEILIHLPPGVSPDKTIDALYAFTGCETSLAPLGCVIQDNKPLFIGVSEMLKISTNRTVELLKRELEIQLEELEEQWHFASLERIFIENRIYRLIEEEETWDGVIKAIDKGLAPHVTHLKRAVTEEDIVRLTEIRIKRISKFDIDKAQEKIEALEGDIAQVKYDLEHLIDFTIAYFTRLKERYGKGRERQTEIRSFDTIEATKVVLRNTKLYVNREEGFIGTGLKKDEYVADCSDIDDVIVFLRDGNMMISKVDDKKFIGKDIIHVAVFDKNDKRTIYNMIYRDGKSGPSYVKRFNVSGVTRDKMYDLTNETKGSQVLYFSHNPNGEAEVVTVLLRQVGSIKKLKFDLDFATLTIKGRGSKGNTVTKYPIKKIELKEKGISTLKPRRIWFDDTVQRLNVDGRGELLGEFRPNDRLLIINQSGKLKTIVPELTTHFDEDMVVLEKWVPKKPVSAIYYDGEKERYYVKRFLIENENKEEVFISEHPNSQLEIVSTDYRPVAEIVFAKVKGVQKENQTIDLEQFIAVKGIKALGNQLTTDKLKQVNLLESLPYDPPAEEIPEEIEVRGEEDLSDENVQLEDDGQITLTLD; this is encoded by the coding sequence ATGGACGAAGAAAATTTAGATCCAATAGAAGAAGGGCAGTCACAAGGGGAACAGTTTTATAATAATCAGGAAACAACTGATAACGATACGATTACGAAAGTAACCGGAATGTATAAAGACTGGTTTCTGGACTATGCTTCCTATGTTATCCTGGAACGTGCAGTTCCGGCAATTGAAGACGGTTTTAAACCGGTACAGCGCCGTATCATGCACTCTATGAAAGAGTTGGATGACGGGCGTTACAATAAGGTTGCCAACGTGGTAGGGCATACCATGCAGTATCACCCTCACGGAGATGCGAGTATTGGTGATGCGATGGTGCAGATTGGTCAGAAAGATTTATTGATCGACACGCAGGGGAACTGGGGAAACATCCTGACCGGCGATGGTGCGGCAGCTTCGCGTTATATTGAAGCCCGTATCAGTAAATTCGGATTGGAAGTATTGTATTCGCCAAAAATTACCCACTGGCAGCTGTCCTATGACGGACGTCGTAACGAACCGATCAATTTACCGGTAAAATTCCCGTTACTGCTGGCGCAGGGTGGTGAAGGTATTGCCGTAGGTCTTTCTACAAAAGTACTGCCGCACAACTTTAACGAACTGATCGATGCTTCGATAAAAATATTAAAAGGAAAACCGTTTACCCTGTATCCGGATTTTCCAACGGCAGGTATCGCCGATATGTCGGCCTATAACGATGGTGTTAGAGGCGGGCGTGTACGCGTACGTGCCAAGATTTCACAATTAGACAAACAAACACTGGTTATTTCCCAGATTCCTTTCTCGACCAATACCACAACACTGATTGACAGTATTTTAAAAGCGAATGAAAAAGGGAAGATAAAAGTTAAAAAAATTGAAGACAATACGGCTGCCGATGTTGAAATATTGATCCATCTTCCGCCGGGTGTTTCACCGGATAAAACAATTGATGCGCTTTATGCCTTTACCGGCTGTGAAACATCTCTGGCGCCTTTAGGCTGTGTGATCCAGGATAACAAGCCGTTATTTATCGGTGTTTCAGAAATGTTGAAAATCTCAACAAACAGAACGGTAGAATTACTCAAGCGAGAACTGGAAATCCAGTTGGAGGAACTTGAGGAACAATGGCATTTTGCTTCTTTGGAACGTATTTTCATCGAAAACAGGATTTACCGTTTAATTGAGGAAGAAGAAACCTGGGATGGTGTGATTAAAGCTATCGATAAAGGGCTGGCACCACACGTTACCCATTTGAAACGTGCGGTAACCGAAGAAGATATTGTTCGTTTAACGGAAATCCGGATCAAGCGTATCTCGAAATTCGATATTGACAAAGCACAGGAAAAGATCGAAGCTTTGGAAGGAGATATCGCACAGGTAAAATATGATCTGGAACACCTGATCGATTTTACGATTGCCTATTTTACCCGATTAAAAGAACGTTACGGAAAAGGAAGAGAACGCCAGACCGAGATTCGCAGTTTTGACACCATTGAAGCTACGAAAGTAGTGCTTCGAAATACAAAACTATACGTAAACCGTGAAGAAGGGTTTATTGGTACCGGACTTAAAAAAGACGAGTATGTTGCGGATTGTTCCGATATTGACGATGTGATTGTTTTCCTTCGCGACGGTAACATGATGATCTCCAAAGTAGACGATAAAAAGTTTATCGGGAAAGACATTATTCACGTGGCGGTATTTGACAAAAACGATAAAAGGACAATATACAATATGATTTACCGCGATGGTAAATCCGGGCCTTCCTATGTGAAACGTTTTAATGTTTCCGGGGTAACCCGTGATAAAATGTATGATCTTACGAATGAAACGAAAGGATCGCAGGTGTTGTACTTTTCCCACAATCCGAATGGAGAGGCCGAAGTAGTGACCGTATTGCTGCGTCAGGTGGGCAGTATTAAAAAACTGAAATTCGATCTGGATTTTGCAACCCTGACCATAAAAGGACGGGGCAGTAAAGGGAATACCGTTACCAAATATCCGATTAAAAAAATAGAACTGAAAGAAAAGGGCATTTCCACCTTAAAGCCGCGACGCATCTGGTTTGACGATACCGTACAACGATTGAATGTCGATGGAAGGGGAGAGCTTTTAGGAGAATTCCGTCCGAATGACCGGTTGCTGATCATTAATCAGTCCGGAAAACTAAAAACCATCGTACCGGAGCTTACCACGCATTTTGATGAAGATATGGTGGTACTGGAAAAATGGGTTCCTAAAAAACCGGTTTCGGCAATTTATTATGACGGCGAAAAGGAACGTTATTATGTGAAACGATTCCTGATTGAAAACGAAAATAAAGAAGAGGTGTTTATTTCCGAGCATCCTAACTCGCAGCTGGAAATTGTTTCGACTGATTACAGACCGGTAGCAGAGATTGTTTTTGCAAAAGTAAAAGGTGTTCAGAAAGAAAACCAGACGATCGACCTGGAGCAGTTCATTGCGGTAAAAGGTATAAAAGCCTTAGGAAACCAGCTAACGACAGACAAGCTCAAACAGGTTAACCTGCTGGAATCGCTGCCGTATGATCCGCCGGCGGAAGAAATCCCGGAAGAGATTGAAGTTCGCGGCGAAGAAGATTTATCGGATGAAAATGTACAATTGGAAGACGACGGTCAGATTACGCTGACGTTAGACTAA
- a CDS encoding DNA topoisomerase IV subunit B, with translation MLEQNQYTEDNIRSLDWKEHIRMRPGMYIGKLGDGSSPDDGIYILLKEVLDNCIDEFVMGAGKTIEVTVKDKMVTVRDYGRGIPLGKVVDVVSKMNTGGKYDSKAFKKSVGLNGVGTKAVNALSNYFRVESVRDNQQKAAEFSAGNLTLEEEIVETTKRKGTKVSFIADETIFKHYKYRNEYIVKMLKNYCYLNTGLTIIYNGEKFYSDNGLKDLLEETISEEDMIYPIIHLKGDDIEVALTHSKTQYSEEYYSFVNGQNTTQGGTHLGAFREAIVRTIKEFYNKNFEASDVRKSIVSAISVKVEEPVFESQTKTKLGSTDMGPNSPSVRTYVNDFVKTNLDNFLHKNPEVADLLLRKILQAERERKELSGIRKLAKDRAKKASLHNRKLRDCRVHLTDIKNPRYLESTLFITEGDSASGSITKSRDVNTQAVFSLRGKPLNSYGMTKKIVYENEEFNLLQAALNIEEDMGDLRYNNIVIATDADVDGMHIRLLLITFFLQFFPELIKAEHLYILQTPLFRVRNKKETIYCYSEDERVAAIEKLKPKPEITRFKGLGEISPDEFKHFIGEDIRLDPVMLDKATSIEKLLEFYMGKNTPDRQEFIIKNLKVELDVVEDK, from the coding sequence ATGCTAGAGCAAAATCAGTACACCGAAGACAATATACGTTCACTCGATTGGAAAGAGCATATCCGTATGCGTCCTGGAATGTATATCGGAAAACTTGGGGACGGATCTTCACCTGATGACGGTATTTATATTCTTCTGAAAGAGGTTCTTGACAACTGTATCGACGAGTTTGTAATGGGCGCCGGAAAAACCATTGAAGTCACGGTAAAGGACAAAATGGTAACAGTACGCGATTATGGCCGTGGGATTCCATTGGGTAAAGTGGTCGATGTTGTTTCGAAAATGAATACCGGGGGAAAATATGACTCCAAAGCGTTTAAGAAATCGGTAGGTCTGAACGGGGTTGGTACCAAAGCCGTAAATGCCCTTTCCAACTATTTCCGCGTGGAATCTGTCCGCGACAACCAGCAGAAAGCAGCCGAATTCTCTGCCGGAAATTTAACGCTGGAAGAAGAGATTGTAGAAACAACCAAACGCAAAGGAACAAAAGTGTCCTTTATTGCGGATGAAACCATATTCAAGCATTACAAGTACCGTAACGAGTACATTGTTAAAATGCTTAAAAATTACTGTTACCTGAATACCGGATTAACCATTATTTACAATGGCGAAAAATTCTATTCGGATAACGGTCTGAAAGACTTACTGGAAGAAACCATTTCGGAAGAAGACATGATCTACCCGATCATCCACTTAAAAGGGGATGATATTGAAGTCGCATTAACCCACAGTAAAACACAATATTCAGAAGAATACTATTCGTTCGTAAACGGACAGAATACCACTCAGGGAGGTACCCACTTAGGGGCTTTCCGTGAAGCTATTGTGCGAACGATCAAAGAATTTTACAATAAAAACTTTGAAGCGTCCGATGTGCGGAAATCCATTGTTTCGGCTATTTCGGTAAAAGTTGAAGAGCCGGTTTTCGAATCGCAGACCAAAACCAAACTGGGATCGACCGATATGGGACCAAATTCACCGTCGGTACGTACCTATGTCAATGATTTCGTAAAAACAAACCTGGATAACTTCCTGCATAAAAACCCGGAAGTAGCCGATTTGTTACTGCGCAAGATTCTACAGGCGGAAAGAGAACGTAAAGAACTTTCCGGAATCCGGAAATTAGCCAAGGACCGTGCGAAAAAAGCCAGTCTGCACAACCGTAAACTACGCGATTGCCGCGTGCATTTAACCGATATTAAAAATCCGCGTTATCTGGAAAGCACCCTGTTTATCACTGAGGGAGATTCCGCATCGGGTTCCATCACCAAATCAAGGGATGTGAATACGCAGGCGGTATTCAGTTTGCGTGGAAAACCGCTGAACTCGTATGGGATGACTAAGAAAATCGTATACGAAAATGAAGAATTCAACCTGCTTCAGGCAGCCTTGAACATTGAAGAAGATATGGGCGACCTGCGGTACAACAACATTGTAATTGCTACCGATGCCGATGTCGATGGTATGCACATCCGTTTGCTGCTCATCACGTTTTTCCTGCAATTCTTTCCCGAACTGATTAAAGCGGAACATTTGTATATTCTGCAAACGCCGTTATTCCGGGTGCGTAATAAAAAGGAAACAATTTATTGTTACAGTGAAGACGAACGCGTAGCCGCGATAGAAAAATTAAAACCGAAACCGGAAATAACCCGATTTAAAGGATTGGGAGAGATTTCTCCGGATGAGTTCAAACACTTTATCGGCGAAGACATCCGTCTGGATCCGGTAATGCTGGATAAAGCAACATCCATAGAAAAATTACTGGAATTCTATATGGGAAAAAATACACCCGATCGTCAGGAATTTATCATTAAAAACCTGAAAGTAGAATTGGACGTGGTTGAGGATAAATAA
- a CDS encoding TIGR02117 family protein — MVVFKKCLRILGWTVAGITGFLLLYVIAVLVLSRITVNGAEAANGQRDIAVYILTNGVHTDIVVPVKNEVRDWTKEVSFRQTRSKDSIMNYLAFGWGDKGFYLDTPEWSDLKAGTAFNAVFNLGSSAMHTTFYKKMTEGEDCKKIMLSKEDYRQLVAYIAGSFQRDANEKVLWIQHRSYGKNDAFYEANGAYNLFYTCNTWANNALKAARQKASWWTVYDKGIFCHYN; from the coding sequence ATGGTTGTATTTAAAAAATGCCTCAGGATTTTGGGCTGGACAGTTGCCGGAATCACAGGATTTCTATTGCTGTATGTCATAGCAGTATTGGTATTGTCCCGGATTACTGTTAACGGTGCGGAAGCGGCTAACGGACAGCGGGATATCGCTGTTTATATACTGACCAATGGGGTGCATACGGATATCGTGGTACCGGTAAAAAATGAGGTCAGGGACTGGACAAAAGAAGTGTCTTTCCGGCAAACCAGATCTAAGGATAGTATTATGAATTACCTGGCTTTCGGATGGGGTGATAAAGGGTTTTACCTGGATACGCCCGAATGGTCCGATTTAAAAGCCGGTACGGCTTTTAATGCTGTTTTTAACCTGGGAAGTTCGGCTATGCACACCACTTTTTATAAGAAAATGACGGAAGGGGAAGACTGTAAAAAGATAATGCTGTCCAAAGAAGATTATCGGCAGCTGGTTGCTTATATTGCCGGTAGTTTTCAGCGGGATGCGAACGAAAAAGTACTCTGGATACAGCATCGGAGTTACGGCAAAAACGATGCTTTTTATGAAGCTAACGGTGCTTATAACCTGTTTTATACCTGTAATACCTGGGCAAATAATGCTTTAAAAGCGGCACGGCAGAAGGCAAGCTGGTGGACCGTTTATGACAAGGGAATATTTTGCCATTATAACTAA
- a CDS encoding NADPH-dependent FMN reductase encodes MKIIAFAGSNSHNSINKKLVTYVANLFEDATVEVLDLNDYALPVFSVDLEQEIGKPQLATDFLEKLASAEMIVVSLAENNGNYSVAFKNIFDWSSRQLKDVFQQKAVLLMSTSPGARGGASVLEIAKNSLPRYGANIVATFSLPGFYENFDVDKKQISNPLFDNQIKDIVKEFSF; translated from the coding sequence ATGAAAATTATCGCTTTCGCTGGCAGTAACAGCCATAACTCTATAAATAAGAAACTGGTAACCTATGTTGCAAATTTGTTTGAAGATGCAACTGTTGAGGTACTTGATTTAAACGATTATGCCCTGCCGGTATTCAGTGTCGATTTAGAGCAGGAAATAGGGAAGCCGCAACTGGCAACGGATTTTTTGGAGAAGCTGGCTTCTGCAGAAATGATCGTGGTTTCACTGGCCGAGAATAACGGTAATTATTCCGTAGCGTTTAAAAATATTTTTGACTGGAGTTCCCGACAGCTTAAAGATGTTTTCCAGCAAAAAGCGGTTTTGCTCATGTCGACTTCTCCGGGTGCAAGAGGCGGGGCAAGTGTATTGGAAATAGCCAAAAACAGCCTGCCGAGATATGGCGCTAATATCGTGGCAACATTTTCATTACCGGGTTTTTATGAAAATTTCGATGTGGATAAAAAGCAGATCTCCAATCCGTTGTTTGACAACCAGATTAAAGACATTGTAAAAGAATTCAGTTTTTAA
- the ychF gene encoding redox-regulated ATPase YchF: protein MKAGIVGLPNVGKSTLFNCLSNAKAQSANFPFCTIEPNIGVVNVPDPRLEKLEELVKPERVQPATVDIVDIAGLVKGASKGEGLGNQFLGNIRECNAIIHVLRCFDNDNIVHVDGNVNPIRDKETIDIELQLKDLDTVEKRLEKVKKAAKTGNKEAQVEEALLTRIRETLLAAKSARTVVPQNHDEEALMEGFQLITAKPVLYVCNVDEGSAATGNSYVDQVKELVKDENAEVIVLAVGTEADITELESYEERKMFLEDLGLTEPGSSVLIRAAYKLLNQQTYFTAGVKEVRAWTINVGDTAPKAAGVIHTDFEKGFIRAEVIAYDDYVAFGSESKVKEAGKLRVEGKEYIVKDGDVMHFRFNV from the coding sequence ATGAAAGCTGGAATCGTAGGATTACCTAATGTTGGGAAATCAACCTTATTCAATTGTTTGTCGAATGCAAAAGCACAAAGTGCTAACTTTCCGTTTTGTACTATTGAACCGAATATCGGTGTGGTAAATGTTCCGGACCCGAGATTGGAAAAATTGGAGGAATTAGTGAAGCCGGAGCGTGTACAGCCAGCTACAGTGGATATTGTGGATATTGCCGGTCTTGTAAAAGGAGCCAGTAAAGGAGAAGGTTTAGGAAACCAGTTTTTAGGAAACATCCGCGAGTGTAATGCGATCATACACGTTTTGCGTTGTTTTGACAATGATAATATTGTTCACGTAGACGGTAATGTAAATCCTATCCGTGACAAAGAAACAATTGATATCGAATTGCAGCTGAAAGATCTGGATACCGTTGAAAAACGTTTGGAAAAAGTAAAAAAAGCGGCAAAAACAGGAAATAAAGAAGCACAGGTTGAGGAAGCATTGCTAACCCGAATCCGTGAAACATTATTGGCAGCGAAATCTGCCCGTACAGTTGTACCGCAAAATCATGATGAGGAGGCTTTAATGGAAGGTTTTCAGCTGATTACGGCAAAACCGGTTTTATATGTATGTAATGTAGACGAAGGTTCTGCGGCAACAGGAAACAGTTATGTAGATCAGGTTAAAGAACTGGTAAAGGATGAAAATGCGGAGGTTATTGTTCTGGCAGTAGGAACGGAAGCGGATATTACAGAATTGGAGAGCTATGAGGAACGCAAAATGTTCCTGGAAGATTTAGGTTTAACAGAACCGGGTTCGTCAGTATTGATCCGTGCGGCTTACAAATTGTTAAACCAGCAGACGTATTTTACGGCTGGTGTTAAAGAAGTACGTGCCTGGACGATCAACGTGGGTGATACGGCACCAAAAGCTGCCGGAGTAATTCACACTGATTTTGAAAAAGGATTTATCCGTGCTGAGGTTATTGCTTATGATGATTATGTAGCCTTTGGTTCGGAATCAAAAGTAAAAGAAGCCGGAAAATTAAGAGTGGAAGGAAAAGAATATATCGTTAAAGACGGTGATGTAATGCACTTTAGATTTAATGTCTAA
- a CDS encoding 4Fe-4S dicluster domain-containing protein: MAIIITDECINCGACEPECPNTAIYEGADDWRYKDGTKLTGKIVLPDGTEVDAEAAQTPISDDIYYIVPGKCTECKGFHEEPQCAAVCPVDCCVPDDNHVESDETLLQRQSFLHNE; the protein is encoded by the coding sequence ATGGCAATCATTATAACAGACGAATGTATCAACTGTGGGGCTTGCGAGCCTGAGTGTCCAAACACGGCTATCTATGAAGGGGCAGACGATTGGAGATATAAAGACGGTACCAAATTAACCGGTAAAATAGTGCTTCCGGACGGAACAGAAGTGGATGCGGAAGCAGCACAGACGCCCATTTCGGATGATATATATTATATTGTTCCGGGCAAATGTACGGAATGTAAAGGTTTTCACGAAGAACCGCAATGTGCGGCAGTATGTCCGGTGGATTGCTGTGTTCCGGATGATAACCATGTGGAAAGTGATGAAACACTTTTACAGCGACAATCCTTTTTGCATAACGAATAA
- a CDS encoding acyl-CoA reductase, producing MTQSDKKTSFIELGKFLNQFSINGNEQKPDVKNNALFYDNFITLIELSQSHNGWFTPEQVYFAIQSWAEALTEEQLDKWLSRYDFTAVKPKTVGLILAGNIPLVGFHDFLSVILSGHKVLIKTSSNDQKLLPFLAGYLIAIQPELADYITFTDGKLENFDAVIATGSNNTARYFEYYFKDKPSIIRKNRNSVAILNGKESKEDLIGLGEDIFRYFGLGCRNVSKLFVPKDYDFTLFFEAMYEYRDVIYYEKYTNNYDYNKAVFLMSGFKLLDNEFLTIKEDSSYASPISSVFYEYYDSIAALTEKLNSEKDQLQCIVSNGIIEDSVIFGQTQKPKLWDYADNVDTIAFLIKI from the coding sequence ATGACACAAAGCGATAAAAAAACAAGTTTTATTGAATTAGGAAAGTTTTTAAATCAGTTTTCGATAAACGGAAATGAGCAAAAACCGGATGTGAAGAACAATGCCTTATTCTATGATAACTTTATCACACTAATTGAATTATCGCAATCCCATAATGGCTGGTTCACTCCGGAGCAGGTTTATTTTGCAATACAGTCATGGGCAGAAGCCCTGACCGAAGAACAGCTTGACAAATGGTTGTCCCGCTATGATTTCACTGCCGTAAAACCCAAAACGGTGGGCTTAATTCTTGCCGGAAACATTCCGCTGGTTGGCTTTCATGATTTCTTGTCGGTTATCCTGTCCGGCCACAAGGTTTTGATTAAAACATCATCCAACGATCAGAAGCTGCTTCCTTTTTTAGCCGGTTATCTGATTGCCATACAGCCGGAATTAGCCGATTATATCACTTTTACAGACGGGAAGCTGGAAAATTTCGATGCGGTAATCGCTACCGGAAGCAACAATACGGCCCGTTATTTTGAATACTATTTTAAAGACAAGCCGAGCATCATTCGCAAGAACAGAAATTCCGTTGCTATTTTAAACGGAAAGGAAAGCAAAGAAGACCTGATCGGGCTTGGTGAAGATATTTTCCGTTATTTCGGTCTGGGCTGCCGTAACGTTTCGAAATTATTTGTACCGAAAGACTATGATTTCACGCTTTTCTTTGAAGCCATGTATGAATACAGGGATGTTATTTATTATGAAAAATACACCAACAATTACGATTATAACAAGGCGGTTTTTCTGATGAGCGGCTTCAAACTTCTGGACAATGAATTCCTGACAATCAAGGAAGATTCCAGCTATGCCTCTCCTATTTCGTCTGTTTTCTATGAATATTACGATTCCATTGCTGCTTTAACAGAGAAACTCAACTCCGAAAAAGATCAGCTTCAGTGCATTGTATCAAATGGCATTATTGAGGATAGTGTTATTTTCGGGCAAACCCAGAAGCCTAAACTTTGGGATTATGCAGATAATGTGGACACGATTGCTTTTTTAATAAAAATCTAA
- a CDS encoding LNS2 domain-containing protein, with protein MQLEHKNNVSPVLKDGIKNYLIDIDGTITDDIPNEEPERMETCLPFPDALETINKWYDEGHIICFFTSRTEEHREVTEKWLIKHGFKYHSILMGKPRGGNYHWIDNHLVKATRYNGKFTDLVDKEVVIQVFKD; from the coding sequence ATGCAACTAGAACACAAAAACAATGTTAGTCCTGTACTCAAAGACGGGATTAAGAACTATCTCATTGATATTGACGGTACCATTACCGACGATATTCCCAATGAAGAACCTGAAAGAATGGAAACTTGTCTTCCTTTCCCGGATGCTCTTGAAACAATCAACAAATGGTATGATGAAGGTCATATTATCTGTTTTTTCACCTCGCGCACCGAAGAACACCGTGAGGTTACGGAAAAATGGCTGATAAAGCACGGTTTTAAATACCACAGTATCCTGATGGGCAAACCCCGGGGCGGTAATTATCACTGGATTGATAACCATCTGGTTAAAGCCACCCGTTACAATGGTAAATTTACCGATTTAGTAGACAAAGAAGTCGTTATTCAAGTTTTTAAAGATTAG